The genomic DNA ATGCTGCCAACTAGAAGGGTGAGAAATAGCACTGCTGCGAAAATGCCTGAGCGATGTTGCAATCTTTCCCACCTGGATACGCTACGGGTAGTGGTAATCATATGTGGCGACCTTTCCTGTCGATATTTCAGTAGATCAACGGCGTTGTGCCCTAAAATGTTGCGAGGACGAGAGGGCGTCCTCTCGCTCCACTCCTTCTTATGATCGGCAAGACGTTCCCACACGCGTTCCAGTGAATGAGCATCTTTCGCGGCATATGGCCGGTACGTAGTATGAAGATCGCGCACCAGGCGGGCAGCAGGTGAGTAGTCAGAAGCCTCTACAAAGAGCCGCTCGATCTGGTCATCGACATCTTCAGGAGTGGGAAAGTCAGCGTGTTTGTCCATACCGATTCGTCCTCGTCAGTGTTGCTCGTAGATGGTTCGCAAGAGTTTCAGCGTGCGAGAGAGCAGCATCCGAACCGATCCCTCGCTTTTCTCAAGAATGGCAGCAATTTCGGAGCAACGCATGCTGTTGCCGAAACGTAATCGCAATACTTCCTGTTGGAGCGCCGGCAGCTCCTTCAACTTTACATGCAGGTGCGCATATTCCTCATTGCGCAGGGCCACCTGGTCGGGAGCGAGTTCCTCGTTCTCGAACACCGTGTCTGCCGCCTGCATCAAGTTTATGCTGGCATGCCGTGTTGAGCGCCGGTAGTGATCTACTACCTTGTTGCGCGCGACCGCCCAGAGCCAGGATTGCTGCTCATTTTCGACCAGCTCCGCGAATTTGCTGTGTTCCATCGCCGCCAGAAACACTTCCAGCAGCAGGTCTTCAGCATCCTCGCGATATGCGGTATGCCGGCAGAGATAGGCAAAAATGACCGGCGCGTACTGCCGGTACATGACAGCGATGGGTGAATCATCACGTGCCGTGTATTGGTGCTGCTGCATGCGTCCTCTTCTAGTTGAGATCTCACCCTTTATATCGCTGCTGGCATAAAAATGTCACAGGCAGGGACCAGGGCCTCCAGGATTTGACCTGGGATGGCTCAACTTTTAAATGACCTGCCACCGTGGATATTTATTGCTATATGCTCCTGCATACTCTATAATAAGGTAGCCGTAAGAGAACGGTCTTAAAAGGTGCAGGAGGTACCTTAAGAGGAGGGTGTGGCCGTGTTCAACCCTATAGGCCGTGAGGATCAGCTGCAGGGCAATAATCGCCTTATCCAGATTGTGAGCCGGGGCAATCCCGCCGCTATCGATTCGCCAGCGCATGTCTATCTCCCCGTGCCACTCACTCCGCTCATTGGACGCCAACAGGACGTGGAGGCTGTGACAAACCTGTTGCGGCGCGCCGATGTTCGTCTTGTCACCCTTACCGGCACAGGCGGTATTGGCAGAACACTTACGGCAGACGATCAATTTCCCTATTCCTCCGGTAGAGAAGACCAGGTATGATCGCCTGGTCGCGGCCATACGCGCCACCCTGGACCCGGCTATCTTCGCGATTGCCTGGGCTAAGGGCCGCGCGTCAACTGTTGAGCAGCTTATCAGCGCGCGCGAGCAAGATGTGCTACTAGATAGAGGGGCGCAGGGCAACGAGCCCGAGGTAGAGCATATCTACTCGTCTCCTTCTCTGCTGCCCACTGCTTCGTTGGCCTATCCCGCCGGGCTGACTCAGCGAGAAGTGGAGGTACTGCGCCTGGCCGCACGCGGGCTGACCAACAATGAGATAGCCAGAGAATTGGGACTGAGCGAAAAAACCATCGCTCATCATCTCACTCATATCTTCAACAAAACATCCAGTGACAATCGCGCCGCTGCTGTTGCTTTTGCCATCCATCATAGCCTCGCTTGATGACTCCATAGGTATTTCTTCCCATATTATCTGTTTCTCCAGTGTCAGAATTGCTCCAAAATTTAGAAATTATTCCGATGTTAAAGCGAATTGTAGAACGTATACTTCGATCATCGGATACTGTAGGGTAGAATTGAGCGGGGTCTGCTCTGATTCGTTCACCTCTTTATGCTTATGTTCTGCCTATTAATTCAATGAGATGAAGGTACACGACGATGCATACACCTGTTTCGCTACGCACTATTTGCCATGTTATGCTTTCACTCTGGCCCTGTCTGCTCTGCCTGTTCCTGCCTGGCTTAATCGAAGTTGTCTCGAATCGCCCGGCTACAGATGGGTCTGAATTTCAGGCGTTCTACCAGGAGAACCTGCGTCCCATTTATCGTTATATCTATAGCAAAGTGAGAAACCGTGAAGAGGCCGAGGACCTCACCTCTCAAGTTTTCCTCAAGGCCATCCGCCATCTTGATTTCAATCACAGTTCACAAGGCAGGCGCAAATGGCTCTATCAAGTTGCCCGGACGACTATCACTGACTTCTGGCGCGCTCACTATAGCATGTCCTCAATCTCCCTGGAAACGTTGCTCGAATCTGATTGGGATGGACCTCTCGATGACTCCTCCATTGAAGAGAACGGCAACGCTACAGAACGCGTTCATCGCATTCTGGAGGCGCTGCCGGAACAATATCGAGCAGTCCTGACTTGCCGTTTCCTGCTCGGCCTCTCCATCAAAGAAACCGCTGTGAAATTGAACCTGACCGAAGTCAACGTCAAAACATTACAGTTTCGTGGCCTCAAACGCGCTGTCGATCTCGATGACCAGTAGGGTGGGGATGATCCTCCGGCATTTGCTATAATCAGGGGGGATACTGAAAGGAGTTGCTCATGTTTCGGCGCGCGCTTGCTGGCACTCGATACCTGATCGTCATCGCCGTAATAGGTACGTTTCTGGCATCGATCGCTGTACTCGTTTACGGCGCTTTGACAGTGGTGACCACTATCATCGATATATTTACGCACGGCGGATTTACTACAGATGGCGCGAAGCATCTTGCGGTCGATGATATTGAACTGATAGACCTGTTCCTGCTGGGCACGGTTCTCTATATCATTGCCCTGGGACTGTACAACCTGTTCATCGATGATAAGCTGCCTATGCCGCGCTGGCTCGAAATCGTTAACCTCGACGATTTAAAGGAGACATTGCTGCGCGTAATCATTGTATTGCTGGCCGTTACGTTTCTTGGCTATGTGGTCAACTGGGATGGCAATGCGAACA from Ktedonobacteraceae bacterium includes the following:
- a CDS encoding YqhA family protein, with translation MFRRALAGTRYLIVIAVIGTFLASIAVLVYGALTVVTTIIDIFTHGGFTTDGAKHLAVDDIELIDLFLLGTVLYIIALGLYNLFIDDKLPMPRWLEIVNLDDLKETLLRVIIVLLAVTFLGYVVNWDGNANILDLGIAVGLVLFALGLLLNRGLSAGPRKSPAKDESPHEP
- a CDS encoding RNA polymerase sigma factor, which translates into the protein MQQHQYTARDDSPIAVMYRQYAPVIFAYLCRHTAYREDAEDLLLEVFLAAMEHSKFAELVENEQQSWLWAVARNKVVDHYRRSTRHASINLMQAADTVFENEELAPDQVALRNEEYAHLHVKLKELPALQQEVLRLRFGNSMRCSEIAAILEKSEGSVRMLLSRTLKLLRTIYEQH
- a CDS encoding LuxR C-terminal-related transcriptional regulator; translation: MAEHLRQTINFPIPPVEKTRYDRLVAAIRATLDPAIFAIAWAKGRASTVEQLISAREQDVLLDRGAQGNEPEVEHIYSSPSLLPTASLAYPAGLTQREVEVLRLAARGLTNNEIARELGLSEKTIAHHLTHIFNKTSSDNRAAAVAFAIHHSLA
- a CDS encoding sigma-70 family RNA polymerase sigma factor, with the translated sequence MHTPVSLRTICHVMLSLWPCLLCLFLPGLIEVVSNRPATDGSEFQAFYQENLRPIYRYIYSKVRNREEAEDLTSQVFLKAIRHLDFNHSSQGRRKWLYQVARTTITDFWRAHYSMSSISLETLLESDWDGPLDDSSIEENGNATERVHRILEALPEQYRAVLTCRFLLGLSIKETAVKLNLTEVNVKTLQFRGLKRAVDLDDQ